One window of the Solanum stenotomum isolate F172 chromosome 11, ASM1918654v1, whole genome shotgun sequence genome contains the following:
- the LOC125846131 gene encoding histone H2A isoform X1 translates to MESTGKVKKGAAGRRGGGPKKKPVSRSVKAGLQFPVGRIGRFLKKGRYAQRVGSGAPVYLAAVLEYLAAEVLELAGNAARDNKKNRIIPRHLLLAVRNDEELGKLLAGVTIAHGGVLPNINPILLPKKTGGEKVPKSPSKATKSPKKA, encoded by the exons ATGGAGTCCACCGGAAAAGTGAAGAAGGGTGCCGCCGGCAGGAGGGGAGGAGGCCCAAAGAAGAAGCCTGTTTCCCGGTCTGTAAAGGCCGGTCTTCAGTTCCCCGTTGGAAGAATCGGAAGGTTTTTGAAAAAAGGCCGATACGCTCAACGTGTTGGTTCTGGTGCTCCCGTTTACTTGGCCGCCGTTCTTGAATATTTGGCTGCTGAA GTGTTGGAGTTGGCTGGAAATGCTGCTCGTGATAACAAGAAGAACAGAATCATCCCAAGGCACTTGCTTTTGGCTGTGAGGAATGATGAAGAGCTTGGGAAACTTCTTGCTGGTGTAACAATTGCACATGGTGGTGTTCTTCCTAACATCAACCCAATTTTGTTGCCAAAGAAGACGGGAGGTGAAAAGGTCCCTAAATCTCCATCCAAAGCTACCAAATCTCCCAAGAAGGCTTAG
- the LOC125846130 gene encoding protein FATTY ACID EXPORT 2, chloroplastic-like has translation MGEFLAISQSSIVLPNFRVQAWSQRQLFIAHSQPLRSLHSSLHTLTTSRTVYPGLSAGSKHFSLGVRASVVSADSTMPTTFTVDPAGPGIDILPEAGGGGGSDSGGTNDDSGGRGDGGGNNNDGGNEGGSDEGEDHNSKKKMALSMSQKLTLGYAFLVGAGGFMGYLKSGSTKSLIAGGVSASLLYAVYTMLPTQPVLASAIGFGLSAGLLGVMGSRFLKSKKVFPAGVVSFVSFIMTGGYLHGILRSAH, from the coding sequence ATGGGTGAATTTTTGGCCATTTCTCAGTCCTCCATAGTGTTGCCTAACTTTCGAGTCCAAGCTTGGAGTCAAAGGCAGCTTTTCATTGCTCATAGTCAGCCATTGAGGTCACTTCATTCATCTCTTCATACCTTGACTACCTCTCGCACAGTGTATCCAGGCTTGTCTGCTGGATCGAAGCATTTCTCTTTGGGGGTCAGAGCCAGTGTTGTCTCTGCTGACTCTACAATGCCAACTACCTTTACTGTTGATCCAGCTGGGCCAGGAATCGATATTCTGCCAGAGGcaggtggtggtggtggaagTGATTCTGGGGGTACAAATGATGACAGTGGGGGTAGGGGAGATGGTGGTGGAAATAATAATGATGGTGGCAATGAGGGGGGTTCAGATGAAGGTGAGGATCATAACAGTAAAAAGAAAATGGCCCTCTCTATGTCCCAAAAATTGACATTGGGATATGCTTTCTTGGTTGGAGCTGGTGGTTTTATGGGTTATCTTAAGAGTGGCAGCACAAAATCCCTGATTGCAGGTGGAGTTTCTGCCTCCCTCCTGTACGCTGTTTATACTATGCTTCCAACACAACCTGTTTTGGCATCAGCAATTGGTTTCGGCCTCTCAGCTGGACTTCTTGGAGTAATGGGATCTCGTTTTCTGAAATCAAAGAAGGTTTTTCCAGCTGGTGTTGTCTCCTTTGTGTCTTTTATTATGACTGGTGGTTATTTGCATGGAATATTGCGCAGTGCGCATTAG
- the LOC125846132 gene encoding uncharacterized protein LOC125846132, translated as MQCLFDLDTALLSETQMAKGLQLFVNRLSFYTTSEQLKKIFSPFGVVTEARLVKDPRTQRPKGFGFVTFESEADAQSALNSLNGRIVDGRLIFVEVAETTEAVENKTSQK; from the exons ATGCAGTGTCTCTTTGACTTAGACACAGCGCTGCTCTCTGAAACTCAGATGGCAAAAGGGTTGCAGCTATTCGTGAACA GATTGTCGTTTTATACTACGAGTGAACAGTTGAAGAAGATATTTTCACCTTTTGGCGTTGTTACAGAAG CAAGGCTTGTTAAAGATCCAAGAACGCAAAGGCCTAAAGGTTTTGGATTTGTTACCTTTGAGTCAGAAGCAGATGCCCAGAGTGCATTGAATTCCTTGAACGGAAGG ATTGTTGATGGAAGACTGATTTTTGTGGAAGTTGCTGAGACTACAGAAGCTGTTGAAAACAAAACAtcccaaaaataa
- the LOC125846129 gene encoding pentatricopeptide repeat-containing protein At1g07740, mitochondrial isoform X2, giving the protein MINSRVKPATITLSTLIIHNLAQFRIPIFQSQPYHSHHRTHRHTSKSSPEPHKPTRNLLRKPIPLLADLKQIQDPDEAISLFHDYQQMGFKHDYPTYSCLVYKLAKSRNFEAVESLLGYLQTHYIRCKETLFIGLIQHYGKAQLVDKAVELFHKMGSFNCSRSVQSFNAILNVFVDNGRSESANEMLRSCSKMGIWLNSVSFNIIIKMWLEKGDWEMARQLFDEMLEREVEPTVVTYNCQIGFLCKKGDVEGAKSLFQDMVKKGKKANAVSYALLMEGLCSLGRYKEAKKLMFDMEYQGCKLKIVNYGVLMTDLLKRGEIGEANSLLVEMKKRRVKPDIVIYNMLINYFCKEGKTAEAYRMLVDMQIAGCYPIAITYRMVVDGFCKTGEFEEGLKVLNAMLMSRHFPRMETVRCLILGLLDKGKVEDACFVLEEMEKRKKKFNFDSWEVIVKDSCTSDRSHRVHLRIISRRVFLLGTKKNYCPDC; this is encoded by the exons ATGATCAATTCAAGAGTTAAACCAGCTACCATAACTCTTTCAACACTCATTATTCACAATCTTGCACAATTCAGAATCCCAATTTTCCAATCCCAACCATACCACAGTCATCATCGTACTCACAGACACACTTCAAAATCTTCACCTGAGCCTCATAAGCCCACAAGAAACCTTCTTCGCAAACCAATACCACTCCTTGCAGATCTCAAACAAATCCAAGATCCTGATGAAGCTATTTCACTCTTCCATGATTACCAACAAATGGGGTTCAAACATGACTACCCAACTTATTCTTGTCTTGTTTATAAGCTCGCAAAGTCTCGAAATTTTGAAGCTGTTGAATCCCTTCTTGGGTATCTCCAAACTCATTATATTCGATGTAAAGAAACACTTTTTATTGGGTTAATTCAACATTATGGGAAAGCCCAGTTAGTTGATAAAGCTGTTGAGCTTTTTCACAAAATGGGGTCGTTTAATTGTTCGCGTAGTGTGCAGTCTTTTAATGCAATTTTGAATGTGTTTGTTGATAATGGGCGTTCTGAATCTGCTAATGAGATGTTAAGGAGTTGTTCGAAGATGGGTATCTGGTTAAATTCTGTTTCGTTTAACATTATTATCAAGATGTGGCTGGAGAAGGGTGATTGGGAAATGGCTCGCCAGCtgtttgatgaaatgcttgaaagaGAGGTTGAGCCAACTGTGGTTACTTACAATTGTCAAATTGGGTTTTTGTGTAAGAAGGGGGATGTTGAAGGTGCTAAAAGTCTGTTTCAGGATATGgttaaaaagggaaagaaggcAAATGCAGTTTCTTATGCTTTGCTGATGGAAGGTTTATGTTCTTTAGGGAGGTATAAGGAGGCTAAGAAGTTGATGTTTGATATGGAATACCAAGGATGTAAGCTGAAAATAGTCAATTATGGTGTTTTGATGACTGATCTTTTGAAACGAGGTGAAATTGGTGAGGCAAACAGTTTACTTGTGGAGATGAAAAAAAGGCGCGTTAAGCCTGACATTGTGATCTATaacatgttaattaattatttttgtaaggAAGGTAAAACCGCTGAGGCGTATAGGATGTTAGTTGATATGCAAATTGCAGGCTGCTATCCTATTGCAATTACATACAGAATGGTGGTTGATGGATTTTGTAAAACGGGAGAATTTGAGGAAGGTTTGAAAGTTTTGAATGCAATGTTGATGAGCAGGCATTTTCCACGTATGGAAACAGTAAGGTGTTTGATTCTTGGTCTGCTTGATAAAGGGAAGGTTGAAGATGCTTGCTTTGTTTTGGAGGAGATggagaagaggaagaaaaagttcaattttgattcaTGGGAAGTCATTGTCAAGGATTCTTGCACTAGTGATAGGAGT CATAGAGTCCATTTAAGGATAATTTCAAGAAGGGTTTTTCTGCTTGGAACAAAGAAG AATTATTGTCCAGATTGTTGA
- the LOC125846129 gene encoding pentatricopeptide repeat-containing protein At1g07740, mitochondrial isoform X3 gives MINSRVKPATITLSTLIIHNLAQFRIPIFQSQPYHSHHRTHRHTSKSSPEPHKPTRNLLRKPIPLLADLKQIQDPDEAISLFHDYQQMGFKHDYPTYSCLVYKLAKSRNFEAVESLLGYLQTHYIRCKETLFIGLIQHYGKAQLVDKAVELFHKMGSFNCSRSVQSFNAILNVFVDNGRSESANEMLRSCSKMGIWLNSVSFNIIIKMWLEKGDWEMARQLFDEMLEREVEPTVVTYNCQIGFLCKKGDVEGAKSLFQDMVKKGKKANAVSYALLMEGLCSLGRYKEAKKLMFDMEYQGCKLKIVNYGVLMTDLLKRGEIGEANSLLVEMKKRRVKPDIVIYNMLINYFCKEGKTAEAYRMLVDMQIAGCYPIAITYRMVVDGFCKTGEFEEGLKVLNAMLMSRHFPRMETVRCLILGLLDKGKVEDACFVLEEMEKRKKKFNFDSWEVIVKDSCTSDRSHRVHLRIISRRVFLLGTKKPN, from the exons ATGATCAATTCAAGAGTTAAACCAGCTACCATAACTCTTTCAACACTCATTATTCACAATCTTGCACAATTCAGAATCCCAATTTTCCAATCCCAACCATACCACAGTCATCATCGTACTCACAGACACACTTCAAAATCTTCACCTGAGCCTCATAAGCCCACAAGAAACCTTCTTCGCAAACCAATACCACTCCTTGCAGATCTCAAACAAATCCAAGATCCTGATGAAGCTATTTCACTCTTCCATGATTACCAACAAATGGGGTTCAAACATGACTACCCAACTTATTCTTGTCTTGTTTATAAGCTCGCAAAGTCTCGAAATTTTGAAGCTGTTGAATCCCTTCTTGGGTATCTCCAAACTCATTATATTCGATGTAAAGAAACACTTTTTATTGGGTTAATTCAACATTATGGGAAAGCCCAGTTAGTTGATAAAGCTGTTGAGCTTTTTCACAAAATGGGGTCGTTTAATTGTTCGCGTAGTGTGCAGTCTTTTAATGCAATTTTGAATGTGTTTGTTGATAATGGGCGTTCTGAATCTGCTAATGAGATGTTAAGGAGTTGTTCGAAGATGGGTATCTGGTTAAATTCTGTTTCGTTTAACATTATTATCAAGATGTGGCTGGAGAAGGGTGATTGGGAAATGGCTCGCCAGCtgtttgatgaaatgcttgaaagaGAGGTTGAGCCAACTGTGGTTACTTACAATTGTCAAATTGGGTTTTTGTGTAAGAAGGGGGATGTTGAAGGTGCTAAAAGTCTGTTTCAGGATATGgttaaaaagggaaagaaggcAAATGCAGTTTCTTATGCTTTGCTGATGGAAGGTTTATGTTCTTTAGGGAGGTATAAGGAGGCTAAGAAGTTGATGTTTGATATGGAATACCAAGGATGTAAGCTGAAAATAGTCAATTATGGTGTTTTGATGACTGATCTTTTGAAACGAGGTGAAATTGGTGAGGCAAACAGTTTACTTGTGGAGATGAAAAAAAGGCGCGTTAAGCCTGACATTGTGATCTATaacatgttaattaattatttttgtaaggAAGGTAAAACCGCTGAGGCGTATAGGATGTTAGTTGATATGCAAATTGCAGGCTGCTATCCTATTGCAATTACATACAGAATGGTGGTTGATGGATTTTGTAAAACGGGAGAATTTGAGGAAGGTTTGAAAGTTTTGAATGCAATGTTGATGAGCAGGCATTTTCCACGTATGGAAACAGTAAGGTGTTTGATTCTTGGTCTGCTTGATAAAGGGAAGGTTGAAGATGCTTGCTTTGTTTTGGAGGAGATggagaagaggaagaaaaagttcaattttgattcaTGGGAAGTCATTGTCAAGGATTCTTGCACTAGTGATAGGAGT CATAGAGTCCATTTAAGGATAATTTCAAGAAGGGTTTTTCTGCTTGGAACAAAGAAG CCCAACTGA
- the LOC125846129 gene encoding pentatricopeptide repeat-containing protein At1g07740, mitochondrial isoform X1 codes for MINSRVKPATITLSTLIIHNLAQFRIPIFQSQPYHSHHRTHRHTSKSSPEPHKPTRNLLRKPIPLLADLKQIQDPDEAISLFHDYQQMGFKHDYPTYSCLVYKLAKSRNFEAVESLLGYLQTHYIRCKETLFIGLIQHYGKAQLVDKAVELFHKMGSFNCSRSVQSFNAILNVFVDNGRSESANEMLRSCSKMGIWLNSVSFNIIIKMWLEKGDWEMARQLFDEMLEREVEPTVVTYNCQIGFLCKKGDVEGAKSLFQDMVKKGKKANAVSYALLMEGLCSLGRYKEAKKLMFDMEYQGCKLKIVNYGVLMTDLLKRGEIGEANSLLVEMKKRRVKPDIVIYNMLINYFCKEGKTAEAYRMLVDMQIAGCYPIAITYRMVVDGFCKTGEFEEGLKVLNAMLMSRHFPRMETVRCLILGLLDKGKVEDACFVLEEMEKRKKKFNFDSWEVIVKDSCTSDRSHRVHLRIISRRVFLLGTKKVLSIEAFLL; via the exons ATGATCAATTCAAGAGTTAAACCAGCTACCATAACTCTTTCAACACTCATTATTCACAATCTTGCACAATTCAGAATCCCAATTTTCCAATCCCAACCATACCACAGTCATCATCGTACTCACAGACACACTTCAAAATCTTCACCTGAGCCTCATAAGCCCACAAGAAACCTTCTTCGCAAACCAATACCACTCCTTGCAGATCTCAAACAAATCCAAGATCCTGATGAAGCTATTTCACTCTTCCATGATTACCAACAAATGGGGTTCAAACATGACTACCCAACTTATTCTTGTCTTGTTTATAAGCTCGCAAAGTCTCGAAATTTTGAAGCTGTTGAATCCCTTCTTGGGTATCTCCAAACTCATTATATTCGATGTAAAGAAACACTTTTTATTGGGTTAATTCAACATTATGGGAAAGCCCAGTTAGTTGATAAAGCTGTTGAGCTTTTTCACAAAATGGGGTCGTTTAATTGTTCGCGTAGTGTGCAGTCTTTTAATGCAATTTTGAATGTGTTTGTTGATAATGGGCGTTCTGAATCTGCTAATGAGATGTTAAGGAGTTGTTCGAAGATGGGTATCTGGTTAAATTCTGTTTCGTTTAACATTATTATCAAGATGTGGCTGGAGAAGGGTGATTGGGAAATGGCTCGCCAGCtgtttgatgaaatgcttgaaagaGAGGTTGAGCCAACTGTGGTTACTTACAATTGTCAAATTGGGTTTTTGTGTAAGAAGGGGGATGTTGAAGGTGCTAAAAGTCTGTTTCAGGATATGgttaaaaagggaaagaaggcAAATGCAGTTTCTTATGCTTTGCTGATGGAAGGTTTATGTTCTTTAGGGAGGTATAAGGAGGCTAAGAAGTTGATGTTTGATATGGAATACCAAGGATGTAAGCTGAAAATAGTCAATTATGGTGTTTTGATGACTGATCTTTTGAAACGAGGTGAAATTGGTGAGGCAAACAGTTTACTTGTGGAGATGAAAAAAAGGCGCGTTAAGCCTGACATTGTGATCTATaacatgttaattaattatttttgtaaggAAGGTAAAACCGCTGAGGCGTATAGGATGTTAGTTGATATGCAAATTGCAGGCTGCTATCCTATTGCAATTACATACAGAATGGTGGTTGATGGATTTTGTAAAACGGGAGAATTTGAGGAAGGTTTGAAAGTTTTGAATGCAATGTTGATGAGCAGGCATTTTCCACGTATGGAAACAGTAAGGTGTTTGATTCTTGGTCTGCTTGATAAAGGGAAGGTTGAAGATGCTTGCTTTGTTTTGGAGGAGATggagaagaggaagaaaaagttcaattttgattcaTGGGAAGTCATTGTCAAGGATTCTTGCACTAGTGATAGGAGT CATAGAGTCCATTTAAGGATAATTTCAAGAAGGGTTTTTCTGCTTGGAACAAAGAAGGTACTTTCAATAGAAGCTTTTCTCCTCTGA